One Alligator mississippiensis isolate rAllMis1 chromosome 1, rAllMis1, whole genome shotgun sequence genomic window carries:
- the LOC132249491 gene encoding olfactory receptor 2AT4-like codes for MDSCNSNASAKSFFLVGFPALQDYQLPLFLVFLLFYLLILVGNIAIITVVVVDPKLHKPMYFFLTNLSVLDILFTTTTIPKMLAMFLVDAKTISFQACFLQMYSFHGLTVTEALILVVMSYDRYEAICNPLHYSVKMTKRMNIQLAASAWITALIIPAPVMIQTSQLAFGETTKVYHCFCDHLAVVQAACPDFGATFQTFLGFCIAMTVSLVPLMLVVVSYTHIIISILKINSKEGRSKAFSTCTSHLIVVGTYYSSIAVAYVSYRARMPIDIHVMSNVVFAILTPLLNPLIYTLRNKEVKRAVKQFIFSKIFPLTKKM; via the coding sequence ATGGACAGCTGCAACAGCAATGCTTCTGCCAAAAGCTTTTTTCTGGTTGGGTTTCCTGCTCTTCAGGACTACCAGCTCCCGCTCTTTCTTGTCTTTCTCTTATTCTACCTGCTCATACTAGTCGGCAACATCGCCATCATCACGGTTGTGGTGGTCGACCCAAAGCTTCACAagcccatgtactttttcctaacGAATCTCTCCGTGTTAGATATCCTGTTCACAACCACGACCATTCCCAAAATGCTGGCTATGTTTCTGGTCGATGCCAAAACGATTTCTTTCCAGGCCTGCTTCCTGCAGATGTACAGTTTCCACGGGCTAACGGTGACAGAAGCTCTGATTCTGGTGGTCATGTCTTACGATCGCTATGAAGCCATTTGCAATCCTTTGCATTACTCGGTTAAAATGACCAAGAGGATGAACATCCAGCTGGCAGCAAGTGCCTGGATAACTGCCCTGATCATCCCGGCACCTGTCATGATCCAGACCTCTCAGTTAGCGTTTGGTGAAACCACCAAAGTTTATCACTGCTTCTGTGATCACCTGGCCGTGGTCCAAGCAGCCTGCCCGGATTTTGGTGCCACTTTTCAGACCTTCTTGGGGTTTTGCATTGCCATGACGGTCTCCCTCGTGCCTCTTATGCTTGTTGTTGTGTCATACACTCACATCATCATCTCCATATTAAAAATCAACTCCAAGGAAGGTCGCAGTAAAGCTTTTTCCACTTGCACTTCCCATTTGATTGTGGTTGGCACTTACTATTCATCCATTGCTGTGGCATATGTCTCGTACAGAGCACGTATGCCTATTGATATCCACGTCATGAGCAACGTGGTTTTTGCTATTTTAACTCCTTTGTTAAATCCCCTCATTTACACTTTACGCAACAAGGAAGTGAAACGGGCAGTAAAACAgttcattttttccaagatctttcctcTTACTAAAAAGATGTAG
- the LOC132249493 gene encoding olfactory receptor 2AT4-like, producing MDSCNSNASAKSFFLVGFPALQDYQLPLFLVFLLFYLLILVGNIAIITVVVVDPKLHKPMYFFLTNLSVLDILFTTTTIPKMLAMFLVNAKMISFQACFLQMYSFHGLTVTEALILVVMSYDRYEAICNPLHYSVKMTKRMNIQLAASAWITALIIPAPVMIHTSQLAFGETTKVYHCFCDHLSVVQAACPDFGATFQNFLGFCIAMTVSLVPLTLVILSYVLIIISILKIDSREGRRKAFSTCTSHLIVVGSYYFSLAVSYISYRADMPTDIHVMSNVVFAILTPLLNPLIYTLRNREVKQAIRQFIVLKIFPPFKNILVL from the coding sequence ATGGACAGCTGCAACAGCAATGCTTCTGCCAAAAGCTTTTTTCTGGTTGGGTTTCCTGCTCTTCAGGACTACCAGCTCCCGCTCTTTCTTGTCTTTCTCTTATTCTACCTGCTCATACTAGTCGGCAACATCGCCATCATCACGGTTGTGGTGGTCGACCCAAAGCTTCACAagcccatgtactttttcctaacGAATCTCTCCGTGTTAGATATCCTGTTCACAACCACGACCATTCCCAAAATGCTGGCTATGTTTCTGGTCAATGCCAAAATGATTTCTTTCCAGGCCTGTTTCCTGCAGATGTACAGTTTCCATGGGCTAACGGTGACAGAAGCCCTGATTCTGGTGGTCATGTCTTACGATCGCTATGAAGCCATTTGCAATCCTTTGCATTACTCGGTTAAAATGACCAAGAGGATGAACATCCAGCTGGCAGCAAGTGCCTGGATAACTGCCTTGATCATACCAGCACCTGTCATGATCCATACCTCTCAGTTAGCATTTGGTGAAACCACCAAAGTTTATCACTGCTTTTGTGATCACTTGTCTGTGGTACAAGCAGCCTGCCCGGATTTTGGTGCCACTTTTCAGAACTTCTTGGGGTTTTGCATTGCCATGACGGTCTCCCTTGTGCCTCTTACCCTTGTCATCCTGTCATATGTGCTGATCATAATCTCCATATTAAAGATCGACTCCAGGGAAGGTCGCAGGAAAGCCTTTTCCACATGCACTTCCCATCTGATTGTGGTTGGCAGTTATTACTTTTCCTTGGCTGTATCTTACATCTCTTACAGAGCAGACATGCCTACTGATATCCACGTCATGAGCAATGTGGTCTTTGCTATTTTGACTCCTTTGTTAAATCCCCTCATTTATACTTTACGTAACAGGGAAGTGAAACAGGCAATAAGACAGTTTATTGTACTCAAGATCTTTCCtccctttaaaaacattttagtgCTTTAG